The genomic DNA TGTAAGCAGGATGGTTTATGTCTCTAAGGTACATGGGTTGACCGTGAACACAGTCAGGACTGGAAAGGGGGCAATATCCAGCATGCGTATGGACACCGTGGCAACTTGGATCAGATCAACAGCTGACGGTATACAGACAAGACATGTTGTCCACGATTGGTACGTTTATCCTGAAAGGTGTAAGCCAACGTTATCTCACCGTGTCCCAGATGGAACCaccgacgacatcaaacTAGTCATGAAATACCTGGCGTCTTATGTCGATGGCATTTTCCATCCGACCCAGTTCATAGTGACCGGGGTCTCCCTGGGAGGCCACATCACATGGAACATGCTCGCCGAGGAACCTTCCATTGCTGGTGCTATTATCATCGTCGGATCACCAAACCTCACTGATATGCTCGTGGAGCGCCTGGGATACGCCTCCCTATCCGACATACCACAAAACACGAAGGAGTGGCCGAGGTCCATCGAAAGTCTATATCGAGAGCGTGACCAGGCACTCGAAAAGATAGTGGGCAAGAAGATTCTAATATTGAATGGGGCTCTTGATACTCTGGTCCCCAGCAAATTCACAGATCCCTGGGTTGCTAAGTACGCGCACCAGAACGACGTCAAGTTTATCGTTCAGGAAGATTGTGGGCATGTTTTGTCATTTCGCatgatggaggaggttgtggaaTGGGTAGCGCAGATATTGGTATAGCTTAGCTCTGGACCAATTGTAGCCTCCTTTCGG from Aspergillus oryzae RIB40 DNA, chromosome 7 includes the following:
- a CDS encoding alpha/beta hydrolase family protein (predicted protein) — translated: MASKNNHFVLPDSTPRSSKLTINIAGFRVHLYGVQELSAQQREDTTVLFHIHGRTRTYKDAEPVAHQLLYGMRERGDSNRGLVVATFDNRNHGDRTSGLERGQYPACVWTPWQLGSDQQLTVYRQDMLSTIVMKYLASYVDGIFHPTQFIVTGVSLGGHITWNMLAEEPSIAGAIIIVGSPNLTDMLVERLGYASLSDIPQNTKEWPRSIESLYRERDQALEKIVGKKILILNGALDTLVPSKFTDPWVAKYAHQNDVKFIVQEDCGHVLSFRMMEEVVEWVAQILV